A genome region from Dolichospermum compactum NIES-806 includes the following:
- a CDS encoding DevA family ABC transporter ATP-binding protein, which yields MINKEPVISIKNINHYYGKGSLRKQILFDISLEIYAGEIVIMTGPSGSGKTTLLSLIGGLRSVQEGSLKFLGNELCGASQNKLVHMRRKIGYIFQAHNLLGFLTARQNVQMAVELNNSISQSTAISQSEEMLASVGLQERVNYYPDNLSGGQKQRIAIARALVNHPPLVLADEPTAALDKQSGRDVVEIMQRLAKEQGTAILLVTHDNRILDIADRIVEMEDGLLTRDAQNITSGHNS from the coding sequence ATGATCAACAAAGAACCTGTAATATCTATTAAAAATATCAATCACTACTACGGTAAAGGATCGTTGAGAAAACAGATTCTATTTGATATCAGCTTGGAAATATATGCCGGAGAAATTGTGATTATGACTGGACCATCTGGTTCAGGGAAAACGACTTTATTAAGTTTGATTGGTGGGTTAAGGTCGGTACAAGAGGGAAGTTTAAAATTTTTAGGTAATGAATTGTGTGGTGCTAGTCAAAACAAACTGGTACACATGAGACGTAAGATTGGTTATATTTTCCAAGCTCATAATTTATTGGGTTTTTTAACGGCTCGACAAAATGTGCAAATGGCTGTGGAATTAAATAATAGTATTTCCCAATCAACGGCTATTTCCCAGTCAGAGGAGATGCTGGCATCTGTAGGTTTACAAGAACGGGTTAACTACTATCCAGATAATTTATCTGGTGGACAAAAACAAAGAATAGCGATCGCTCGCGCCTTAGTCAATCATCCTCCCCTAGTCTTAGCCGATGAACCAACAGCCGCATTAGATAAACAATCAGGACGTGATGTAGTAGAAATTATGCAGCGTCTGGCTAAAGAACAGGGAACTGCTATCTTATTAGTAACTCACGACAACCGGATCTTAGATATTGCTGATCGCATTGTAGAAATGGAAGATGGTCTTCTCACTCGTGATGCTCAAAATATTACTTCTGGGCATAACTCGTAA
- the psbP gene encoding photosystem II reaction center PsbP codes for MWQRITFILLLVLSFSLSSVGVANAAGLNRFVDSADGYQFDYPNGWLQVKVGDGPDVVFHDLIEVSENVSVVISPVASGKTLAELGTPTEVGYKLGKAALAPVGSNRTAELINAAEREVNGKIYYFLEYAVKFPNGQERHNISSVAISRGKLFTFNASVPEQRWKKLQRMIDEVVSSFSVY; via the coding sequence ATGTGGCAAAGAATTACGTTCATTTTATTATTGGTGTTGAGCTTTAGCTTGAGTAGTGTTGGTGTGGCTAATGCGGCTGGACTGAATAGGTTTGTAGATAGTGCTGACGGTTATCAGTTTGATTATCCAAATGGTTGGTTACAAGTTAAAGTTGGTGATGGGCCTGATGTGGTGTTTCACGATTTAATTGAAGTATCAGAAAATGTGTCTGTGGTAATTAGTCCCGTTGCTTCTGGTAAAACTTTGGCGGAATTGGGAACGCCAACAGAAGTTGGTTATAAATTAGGAAAGGCGGCTCTTGCTCCTGTAGGTTCTAATCGGACTGCTGAGTTAATCAATGCGGCTGAAAGAGAAGTAAATGGAAAAATTTACTACTTTCTAGAATATGCAGTTAAATTTCCTAATGGACAGGAAAGACATAATATTTCTAGTGTGGCTATTAGTCGTGGTAAGCTGTTTACGTTTAATGCTTCAGTTCCTGAGCAACGTTGGAAAAAACTACAACGGATGATTGATGAAGTTGTGAGTTCTTTCAGTGTTTATTAA
- a CDS encoding Maf family protein, with protein sequence MKIPQFVLASASPARRRLLQTVGIEPIVCASDFDESQIQLTEPGELVKTLARCKAETVVSQFPSALVMGCDSVLAVGGGIYGKPGDAEEAIARWQLMQGNFGDLYTGHILIDTTKNQTVVKCQVTRVYFAKMSDRAILAYVATGEPLQCAGAFALEGFGSLFVEKIEGCHSNVIGLSLPLLRQMIGELGYEVTDFWG encoded by the coding sequence ATGAAAATTCCACAATTTGTGCTTGCTTCTGCCTCCCCTGCCCGTCGTCGGTTATTGCAAACTGTGGGAATTGAACCAATAGTTTGTGCGAGTGATTTTGATGAGTCGCAAATACAACTAACTGAACCTGGGGAATTAGTGAAAACGCTGGCTAGGTGTAAAGCGGAAACTGTGGTTTCCCAATTTCCATCGGCTTTAGTGATGGGCTGTGATTCGGTTTTGGCTGTGGGTGGAGGGATTTACGGTAAACCAGGGGATGCTGAAGAAGCGATCGCTCGGTGGCAATTGATGCAAGGTAATTTTGGTGACTTGTACACTGGTCATATTTTGATTGATACTACTAAAAATCAAACTGTGGTTAAATGTCAAGTTACTAGGGTGTATTTTGCGAAAATGAGCGATCGCGCTATTCTTGCCTATGTAGCCACAGGTGAACCTCTTCAATGCGCTGGGGCGTTTGCTTTAGAAGGTTTTGGGAGTTTATTTGTGGAGAAAATAGAGGGTTGCCACAGTAATGTGATTGGTTTGAGTTTACCCTTATTGCGGCAGATGATCGGGGAATTAGGATATGAAGTTACAGATTTTTGGGGATAG
- a CDS encoding phycocyanobilin:ferredoxin oxidoreductase yields the protein MSSIPSLREQQHPLIHKLADCIEAVWHKHLDLSPYHLPAELGYVEGKLEGEKLIIENRCYQSPQFRKIHLELAKVGNMLDILHCVMFPSPEYDLPMFGCDLVGGRGQISAAIADLSPINLDRILPDGYNLQLSKLTTANFSQPRELPEWGNIFSDFCLFIRPSSPEEETSFLSHVESFLDIHCTQAIASSPVAPEKVAQIVAGQHNYCTKQQQNDKTRRVLEKAFGVDWAENYMTKVLFDLPDLPK from the coding sequence ATGTCTTCTATTCCTTCCCTTCGTGAACAACAACATCCCCTGATTCATAAACTAGCTGATTGTATTGAAGCGGTTTGGCATAAACACCTAGACTTATCACCATACCATTTACCTGCGGAATTGGGATATGTAGAAGGTAAATTAGAAGGTGAAAAACTGATTATTGAAAATCGTTGTTATCAAAGTCCCCAGTTTCGCAAAATACACTTGGAACTAGCAAAGGTGGGGAATATGTTAGATATTCTGCACTGTGTGATGTTTCCTAGTCCAGAATATGATCTTCCCATGTTTGGCTGTGATTTAGTCGGAGGTAGAGGTCAAATTAGTGCTGCTATTGCTGATCTTTCGCCAATAAACTTAGATCGAATTTTACCAGATGGTTATAATTTGCAACTTAGTAAATTAACCACAGCCAATTTTTCTCAACCCCGTGAATTGCCAGAATGGGGAAATATTTTTTCCGATTTTTGTCTGTTTATTCGTCCTAGTTCCCCCGAAGAAGAGACAAGTTTTTTGTCTCACGTAGAATCATTTTTAGATATTCATTGTACCCAAGCGATCGCATCTAGTCCAGTTGCACCGGAAAAAGTGGCTCAAATTGTTGCTGGACAACATAATTATTGTACCAAACAACAACAAAATGATAAAACCCGTAGAGTTTTAGAAAAGGCTTTTGGTGTAGATTGGGCAGAAAATTATATGACTAAAGTTTTATTTGACTTGCCAGATTTACCAAAATAA
- a CDS encoding Mo-dependent nitrogenase C-terminal domain-containing protein: MLKTNSQPMILSSFVNPITENHSVKNKFDLLQNIRQWFDEIEIDNRRVARLIARLIPAQCPFERDIVVFGRKIAHIPPLCKFNPLYEQFVGLRFRALCYLVDKCGEDIQSYC, translated from the coding sequence ATGCTAAAAACAAATAGTCAACCGATGATTCTCTCTAGTTTTGTCAACCCTATCACAGAAAACCATTCAGTTAAAAACAAGTTTGATTTACTGCAAAACATCCGTCAATGGTTCGACGAAATTGAAATTGATAATCGTCGAGTTGCTAGATTAATTGCTAGATTAATTCCTGCCCAATGTCCTTTTGAGCGTGATATCGTGGTTTTTGGTCGAAAAATTGCCCATATTCCACCTTTATGCAAATTTAACCCCCTGTATGAACAGTTTGTCGGCTTGCGTTTTCGTGCATTATGTTATTTAGTAGATAAGTGTGGAGAAGACATCCAATCTTATTGTTAA
- a CDS encoding NUDIX hydrolase, which translates to MNKEGQIRVIVLALIRDGNRIFVSEGFDSTKQSTFYRALGGGVEFGETSRIALAREFQEEIQAELTNIRYLTCIENLFTFDGRQGHEIIQLYECDFADSKFYQIESLTFAETPERQHRALWVDISRFKSGELRLVPEVFFDYL; encoded by the coding sequence ATGAATAAAGAAGGTCAAATCCGGGTAATTGTTTTAGCATTAATTCGAGATGGTAATAGAATATTTGTTTCTGAAGGATTCGATTCTACAAAACAATCGACATTCTATCGAGCTTTAGGTGGTGGCGTAGAATTTGGCGAAACTAGCCGCATAGCCTTAGCTAGAGAGTTTCAAGAAGAAATTCAAGCCGAATTAACAAATATTCGCTATTTAACTTGTATTGAAAACTTATTTACCTTTGACGGTAGACAAGGACATGAAATCATTCAACTCTATGAATGTGACTTTGCTGATTCCAAGTTTTATCAAATCGAAAGTTTAACTTTTGCAGAAACACCAGAACGTCAACATCGCGCATTGTGGGTAGATATTTCTCGGTTCAAATCTGGTGAATTACGATTAGTTCCCGAAGTATTTTTTGATTATTTGTAA
- a CDS encoding ABC transporter ATP-binding protein, with amino-acid sequence MLYLRNLTYHPTACPKAILQAINLELPPQKLGLIIGPSGSGKSTLLEILSGLAAPTAGGVFWREQGLIAEQLQQLAGLVFQFPERHFCGGTILEELRLGHPELGTEQVKQALTEVGLDHLSLSASPHALSGGQQRRLALAVQLIRQPNLLLLDEPTAGLDWSMRRQLINLLAKLKKDWTLLVVTHDAGDMLPIADYCWTLDHGVLTSGVKSQGEEVKSA; translated from the coding sequence ATGCTCTATCTTAGAAATCTAACTTATCATCCCACAGCCTGCCCAAAAGCCATTCTCCAAGCGATAAATTTAGAATTACCACCCCAGAAACTAGGTTTAATAATTGGTCCTAGCGGTTCGGGTAAAAGCACCTTATTAGAGATTTTATCTGGATTGGCTGCTCCTACTGCTGGTGGAGTTTTCTGGAGAGAACAGGGACTCATAGCCGAACAGTTACAACAATTAGCAGGTTTAGTATTTCAATTTCCAGAACGCCATTTCTGCGGAGGGACAATTTTAGAAGAATTACGCTTAGGACATCCTGAACTGGGAACGGAACAGGTTAAACAAGCATTAACAGAAGTTGGATTAGATCATTTATCCTTATCTGCATCACCTCATGCTTTAAGTGGTGGACAACAGCGACGTTTGGCTTTAGCGGTACAATTAATTCGTCAACCCAATTTATTATTATTAGATGAGCCTACAGCGGGTTTGGACTGGTCAATGCGTCGTCAACTGATAAATTTACTAGCCAAATTGAAAAAAGATTGGACACTGTTAGTTGTAACACATGATGCAGGTGATATGTTACCAATAGCTGATTATTGTTGGACATTAGATCATGGGGTTTTAACATCAGGAGTCAAGAGTCAGGGAGAAGAGGTAAAATCTGCTTAA
- the devC gene encoding ABC transporter permease DevC — protein MAVKIPLSWLQLTREKTRLAVALSGIAFADILMFMQLGFRDALYYSNVRMHSSLVGDVVLINSQSNAVLAMKTFSQRRLYKALDLPTVQSVHPIYLDYTSWRNPVTGRPRSILIFGMNPEVNLFDLPGVEENLNKLKLPDVVLYDRSSRVEYGPIADSFNAGKVVTAEVRRRKVQVGGLFTLGASFGADGNLITSDVNFLRIFNNRQRGLIDIGIIKLKPGADPIVVAQELRSYLPTDINVLTKEEFIEFERNYWASSTAIGFIFTLGTIMGFIVGTVIVYQILYTEVNDHLSEYATLKAIGYTQNYLLTVILQEAFLLAVVGYLPGFGCALVLYNVARDATLLPIFMSYNRAIMVIMLTILMCFISGMIAIRKLSSADPADIF, from the coding sequence ATGGCAGTAAAAATACCTTTATCTTGGCTACAACTGACAAGAGAAAAAACTCGCCTAGCCGTAGCTTTGTCAGGTATTGCCTTTGCTGATATTTTAATGTTCATGCAGCTAGGTTTCCGCGATGCACTCTATTACAGTAATGTCAGAATGCACAGTAGTCTAGTTGGCGATGTAGTTTTAATTAACAGTCAATCTAATGCTGTTTTGGCGATGAAAACCTTTTCCCAACGGCGTTTATATAAGGCGTTAGATTTGCCCACAGTTCAATCGGTACATCCTATATATTTAGACTATACAAGCTGGAGAAATCCTGTTACAGGTCGTCCTCGCAGTATCTTAATTTTTGGCATGAATCCAGAAGTTAATCTTTTTGATTTACCCGGAGTCGAGGAAAATTTAAATAAACTCAAACTGCCTGATGTGGTTTTATATGACCGTTCTTCTCGGGTAGAGTATGGTCCGATTGCTGATAGTTTTAATGCCGGAAAAGTTGTCACAGCAGAAGTTCGCAGAAGAAAAGTTCAGGTCGGTGGATTATTTACATTAGGAGCGTCTTTTGGTGCAGATGGAAATTTAATTACCAGTGATGTTAACTTTTTACGGATTTTTAATAACCGTCAACGGGGATTAATTGATATTGGTATTATTAAGTTAAAACCTGGTGCAGATCCCATAGTAGTAGCTCAGGAATTGCGGAGTTATCTACCTACAGATATTAATGTTTTAACTAAGGAAGAATTTATTGAATTTGAAAGAAATTATTGGGCAAGTAGTACGGCTATTGGCTTTATTTTTACATTAGGAACAATTATGGGTTTTATTGTGGGAACTGTAATTGTTTATCAAATTTTGTATACAGAAGTCAATGATCATTTATCTGAATATGCTACGCTCAAAGCTATAGGCTACACTCAAAATTATTTACTAACTGTGATTCTTCAAGAGGCTTTTTTATTAGCAGTTGTTGGTTACTTACCTGGATTTGGCTGCGCTCTGGTTCTTTATAATGTTGCTAGGGATGCTACACTTTTGCCTATATTTATGAGTTATAATCGCGCCATTATGGTAATCATGTTAACTATTTTAATGTGTTTTATTTCGGGGATGATTGCTATTCGGAAATTAAGCTCTGCTGATCCAGCGGATATTTTTTAG
- a CDS encoding DUF3531 family protein, giving the protein MQVQFREFNPFDVWIWFKFSNVPSQREKQYVEEVFNSWFYLGKLGGFNAENLQIQDAGFDISYMDYDAKGYDKSLMALMHNMGEFEYEGEWGRCWFDLGTSDAIALDILINTLTQLTEEYVTIEELYIGGENPDWSIEDSESRPSSIYDN; this is encoded by the coding sequence ATGCAAGTTCAATTCCGCGAGTTTAATCCTTTTGATGTTTGGATTTGGTTTAAGTTCAGCAATGTTCCCTCCCAACGGGAAAAACAATATGTAGAAGAAGTATTCAATTCCTGGTTTTATCTAGGTAAATTAGGGGGATTTAATGCGGAAAATCTACAAATCCAAGACGCAGGATTTGATATCAGCTACATGGACTATGATGCAAAAGGCTATGATAAGAGCTTAATGGCTTTGATGCACAACATGGGTGAATTTGAATACGAAGGAGAATGGGGGCGTTGTTGGTTTGATTTAGGTACAAGTGATGCGATCGCCTTAGATATTCTCATCAACACCCTCACTCAACTAACTGAAGAATACGTCACTATCGAAGAACTATACATTGGTGGCGAAAATCCAGATTGGTCTATAGAAGATAGTGAAAGTCGTCCCTCTTCCATTTACGATAATTAA
- a CDS encoding Sll0314/Alr1548 family TPR repeat-containing protein has protein sequence MFKQFLIPQLRIFWRSPTFFKVTVATSILFNMLVNPSFAGDPFRSREPRKIGDRTEAAFNAIFQQGNYPTAKDALQKAASSEPNEPLIYAIQASLAYQNQDSASLEKYSSKTLETGQNLIASDPLRGNLYTAVGHFLTGAVILNREGTVNGVPQALSRLRKVYTYLDKAEEISANDPELNLIRGYMDLMLAVNLPFTSPDQVIERLEKNAAPNYLVNRGIALAYRDLKQYSQASDYVNRALKTTADNPEIHYLKAQILHEKGKAEKSQNLIKEAITYFDKALAKKSQLPANLVKQIEHERNQAVSIQRIGKRE, from the coding sequence ATGTTTAAACAGTTTTTAATTCCTCAATTAAGGATATTTTGGCGATCGCCTACTTTTTTTAAGGTGACTGTGGCTACTTCCATCCTTTTCAATATGTTGGTAAATCCCTCCTTTGCGGGTGATCCCTTTCGCAGTCGAGAACCGCGTAAAATTGGCGATCGCACAGAAGCCGCTTTTAATGCTATTTTTCAACAAGGAAATTATCCCACAGCCAAAGATGCTTTACAAAAAGCTGCCTCCAGCGAACCCAATGAACCTTTGATTTACGCCATTCAGGCTTCTTTAGCATATCAAAATCAAGATAGCGCTAGTTTAGAAAAATACAGCAGCAAAACCCTAGAAACTGGACAAAATCTAATCGCCAGTGATCCATTACGTGGTAACTTATATACTGCGGTTGGTCATTTTTTGACAGGGGCGGTAATTTTGAATCGGGAAGGAACTGTAAATGGTGTACCTCAAGCTTTAAGTCGGTTGAGAAAAGTCTATACATATCTTGACAAAGCCGAAGAGATTTCTGCCAATGATCCAGAGTTAAACTTAATTCGCGGCTATATGGATTTAATGTTAGCTGTGAATTTACCCTTTACTAGTCCAGATCAAGTAATTGAAAGATTGGAAAAAAATGCTGCTCCTAATTATTTAGTAAATAGAGGTATTGCTTTAGCCTATCGAGATTTAAAACAATACTCCCAAGCTTCAGATTATGTCAACCGCGCTTTAAAAACAACTGCTGACAACCCGGAAATTCACTATCTCAAAGCCCAAATTCTCCATGAAAAGGGGAAGGCGGAAAAAAGCCAGAATTTAATTAAGGAAGCAATAACTTATTTTGACAAAGCATTAGCCAAAAAATCCCAACTTCCTGCTAATTTAGTCAAACAAATTGAACATGAACGCAATCAGGCTGTTAGTATTCAAAGAATAGGCAAGAGGGAATAG
- a CDS encoding bifunctional riboflavin kinase/FAD synthetase: MLNLSQNGCSVRVASATEELLTPTAVALGKFDGVHLGHQKVIQPVLQSAWSEENSVRPYSTVVTFDPHPQEFFTGLPRDLLTPLDEKVAQLRSLGVEQLVLLPFDRELSALSPEEFVDKILVQQLQCQQISVGQDFCFGKKRMGTAQDLQALAAKYNIPVTIVPIKTDTDILPATDDARISTSLIRESLEVGDISKANRLLGRPYSLTGEVVTGEKLGRTIGFPTANIQLPKDKFLPRHGVYAIEAILPNETPDKSPIQQFGVMNIGNRPTVNGIDTRVEVHLLDWSGDLYGKNLLVQLVKFLRPEQKFTSVEALKNQIQLDCTAAQGFFNS, from the coding sequence GTGTTAAATTTGTCTCAAAATGGGTGTTCTGTACGAGTTGCTTCTGCAACAGAAGAACTGCTGACACCAACTGCTGTTGCTCTTGGCAAATTTGATGGTGTTCATCTTGGTCATCAAAAAGTGATTCAGCCAGTATTGCAGTCAGCATGGAGTGAGGAGAATTCAGTCCGCCCCTACTCAACCGTTGTTACATTTGATCCCCATCCCCAAGAGTTTTTTACAGGACTTCCCCGTGATTTGTTAACACCACTAGATGAAAAAGTTGCACAATTGCGATCGCTTGGGGTAGAGCAACTGGTATTATTACCCTTCGATAGAGAACTATCTGCCCTTTCTCCCGAAGAATTTGTAGATAAAATCCTGGTTCAACAACTGCAATGTCAACAAATTAGCGTGGGACAAGACTTTTGTTTTGGCAAAAAGCGCATGGGTACTGCTCAAGACTTGCAAGCGCTCGCAGCGAAATACAACATACCCGTAACAATAGTTCCTATAAAAACTGATACAGATATTTTGCCAGCAACAGATGATGCTCGCATCAGTACCTCATTAATCCGCGAAAGTTTGGAAGTAGGTGATATTTCCAAAGCAAATCGGCTTTTGGGCAGACCTTACAGCCTCACAGGTGAAGTAGTAACAGGTGAAAAATTAGGGAGAACTATCGGCTTTCCTACCGCTAACATTCAACTACCAAAAGACAAATTTTTACCCCGTCATGGAGTTTACGCTATTGAGGCAATTCTCCCTAACGAAACTCCAGACAAATCACCCATTCAGCAATTTGGAGTCATGAATATCGGCAACCGTCCCACAGTCAATGGTATAGATACTCGTGTAGAAGTACATTTATTAGATTGGTCTGGTGATTTGTATGGAAAAAATTTGCTGGTACAACTAGTCAAATTTTTGCGCCCCGAACAGAAATTTACTTCCGTAGAAGCACTGAAAAATCAAATTCAACTTGATTGTACAGCAGCTCAAGGATTTTTTAATTCTTAA
- the rsmG gene encoding 16S rRNA (guanine(527)-N(7))-methyltransferase RsmG, producing MGLESLPIANLPEMAEIWQKTLNWQPTTDQAQQFQKLYQLIIAGNRQLNLTRITEPDEFWEKHLWDSLRGIAPKQVFIPGIEKGKRIIDIGTGAGFPGIPISLIFPNSQVTLLDSTGKKITFIETVLSALTLNNAKTLLGRVEEIGQQIQHRQQYDLAVIRAVSNVFACAEYSLPLVRKGGLAVIYRGTWTQAENESLEAAVEQLGGVIELIEEFSTPLSNSIRHCLYLRKVSSTPISFPRGVGIPNQKPI from the coding sequence ATGGGTTTAGAATCTTTACCAATAGCTAATTTGCCAGAAATGGCGGAAATATGGCAAAAAACTCTGAATTGGCAACCAACAACTGATCAAGCACAGCAATTTCAAAAGCTTTATCAATTAATTATTGCTGGAAATCGTCAACTTAATTTAACTCGCATTACTGAACCTGACGAATTTTGGGAAAAACATCTTTGGGATTCTTTACGGGGAATTGCACCTAAACAAGTATTTATTCCTGGGATTGAAAAGGGTAAGCGGATAATTGATATTGGTACAGGTGCGGGTTTTCCTGGTATTCCTATTTCTCTGATTTTTCCTAATTCTCAAGTTACACTTTTAGATTCTACGGGTAAGAAAATTACTTTTATCGAGACAGTTTTATCAGCGCTTACTCTGAATAATGCTAAAACTTTACTGGGTAGAGTGGAAGAAATTGGTCAACAAATTCAACACCGACAACAGTATGATCTGGCTGTAATCCGGGCTGTGAGTAATGTTTTTGCTTGTGCGGAATATTCCTTACCTTTGGTGAGAAAAGGCGGTTTGGCGGTAATTTATCGCGGTACTTGGACTCAAGCAGAAAATGAAAGTTTAGAAGCTGCTGTTGAGCAATTAGGTGGAGTCATTGAATTAATCGAGGAATTTTCCACTCCCTTGAGTAATAGTATTCGTCATTGTCTTTATTTGCGAAAAGTATCCAGCACACCAATTAGTTTTCCCCGTGGGGTTGGTATACCTAACCAAAAACCAATTTAA
- a CDS encoding HlyD family efflux transporter periplasmic adaptor subunit: MSRVNEKSKSPEKALEQPKIWLSIAVALPVAIAAGFLATARMEQLKKLSSAVTVAPVPSSITAIGRLEPRGEVIKLSAPAGLSGSSRVQQLLVREGQRVQQGQVVAILDSRDTSMAVVEEAKAKLQESRANLAQVSAGPPRDAQAQRFIISRLQAQLAGEKEAQQATISRIAAQLSGEKIAQQATVNRLEAELLGQRNSLKANMERIRAEQRNAQVDYGRYEFLYGQGAISQQERDRRRLSALTTNQQLIESQASLKRAIDTIQQQVSEARANQIKTLATLQQQLIEATVNRNKTVSTLQRQIDEERERLSRILVVSPLNVQVAQAQVTNAIALMRKAQVELQQSYVKAPSSGEILKIHTKSGEIMGANGIAEIGQTDQMFVVAEVPEDSINKVRLGQTATISSDNGAFNGQLKGSITSIGRKIGKKDVLNNDPAADIDARVVEVKIALSPEFTKQVSGLTNAKVTVEINEN, translated from the coding sequence ATGTCAAGGGTGAATGAAAAATCAAAATCCCCAGAAAAGGCGCTTGAGCAACCGAAAATTTGGTTGAGTATTGCCGTAGCTTTACCAGTCGCTATAGCGGCTGGGTTCTTAGCTACAGCAAGAATGGAACAATTAAAAAAACTAAGTTCTGCTGTAACTGTAGCCCCAGTTCCTAGTAGTATTACTGCCATAGGACGCTTAGAACCAAGAGGAGAAGTAATTAAACTTTCTGCCCCAGCGGGTTTATCAGGAAGTTCACGAGTCCAGCAACTTTTAGTGAGAGAAGGACAACGAGTACAGCAAGGACAGGTTGTGGCAATTTTAGATAGCCGCGATACTAGTATGGCTGTGGTGGAAGAAGCCAAAGCTAAATTGCAAGAATCCCGTGCGAATTTAGCCCAAGTTAGTGCTGGACCACCAAGAGATGCTCAAGCTCAAAGATTCATTATTTCTCGCTTACAAGCCCAATTGGCGGGGGAAAAAGAGGCTCAACAGGCGACAATTAGCCGAATTGCTGCCCAGTTAAGTGGTGAGAAGATTGCCCAACAAGCCACCGTTAACCGTTTGGAAGCGGAATTATTGGGACAAAGAAATTCCTTGAAAGCTAATATGGAGAGGATTCGAGCCGAACAACGAAATGCTCAGGTAGATTATGGGCGCTATGAATTTTTATACGGACAGGGTGCTATTTCTCAACAAGAACGCGATCGCCGCCGCTTAAGTGCGTTAACTACAAATCAACAGTTAATCGAAAGTCAAGCTAGTTTAAAACGGGCAATAGATACCATCCAACAGCAAGTTTCCGAAGCTAGAGCTAATCAAATTAAAACCCTGGCCACTCTACAACAGCAGTTAATTGAAGCCACAGTCAACCGTAACAAAACTGTCTCCACTTTACAAAGGCAAATAGACGAAGAAAGAGAAAGATTAAGCAGAATATTAGTAGTTAGTCCATTAAATGTCCAAGTAGCTCAAGCACAAGTTACTAATGCCATTGCCTTAATGAGAAAAGCTCAAGTAGAACTTCAACAAAGCTATGTTAAAGCTCCTAGTTCTGGTGAAATATTAAAAATTCACACCAAATCTGGGGAAATCATGGGAGCAAATGGAATTGCGGAAATTGGACAAACAGATCAGATGTTCGTAGTTGCAGAAGTTCCTGAAGATAGTATTAATAAAGTCCGTTTGGGTCAAACTGCTACTATCTCTAGTGACAACGGCGCATTTAACGGTCAATTAAAAGGCTCAATCACATCAATTGGTAGAAAAATTGGCAAAAAAGATGTCTTAAATAATGATCCAGCCGCAGACATTGATGCCAGAGTTGTAGAAGTGAAAATTGCCTTATCTCCGGAATTTACCAAGCAAGTTTCTGGTTTAACTAACGCTAAAGTCACCGTAGAAATTAATGAGAATTAA
- a CDS encoding cupin domain-containing protein, producing MEIKVVHQPNLAHLNELDVFNWPIWEKEISKFSWTYDDQETCYFLEGNVVVTPDGGQAVQMGKGDLVTFPAGMSCTWEITSDVKKHYCFD from the coding sequence ATGGAAATTAAAGTCGTACATCAACCAAATCTTGCACATCTTAATGAGTTAGATGTATTCAACTGGCCAATTTGGGAAAAGGAAATATCTAAATTTTCCTGGACTTACGATGATCAAGAAACTTGCTACTTTTTAGAAGGTAATGTTGTTGTCACTCCTGATGGAGGACAAGCGGTACAAATGGGTAAGGGAGACTTAGTAACTTTTCCCGCTGGGATGTCGTGTACATGGGAAATTACCAGCGACGTAAAAAAACATTATTGCTTTGATTAA